The genomic segment GTAATCCGTTGACAGGGGGCCACATGGACGGTTCACCCCGCCCCATGACTGCCCATTCGCCAGACGATCCGACTGCCGGTCCAGCCTCCGTGGAAGATATTCCCGAAGGTGACCGGCAGGAGGATGTCGGCGGGCCTACGTTGGTGGACGAACTGTCTTCCTTGTTCGAAGATGGCCGCACTTATGCGGAAGCAGAAATCGCCTTCCAGAAGACTCGCGCCGCCTTTGTAGGGGAACAGGCCAAAGGCATTGCCGTGACAGGCGGAATTGCCGCGCTGCTGGTGGTGCTGGCGATATTCGCGCTGGTCTTTGGGGCTATCCTGGCGCTCACGCCGCTGGTCGGCGCGTTTGGCGCGACGGGCATCGTATTTGGCGCCTTGCTGATTGCGGCATTCGTGCTGGTGCGGATTGCCCGCGCCAAGGCCAGAGCGATGATACGAGCATTCGGGAACGGGAATTCATGAGCCGCAAGCTCGAGGCCCAATTGGAGGAAGACCGGGCGTTGCGCGACGCTGCACGCGAGGTTTTCTATACCGAGCTTGCCCATGCCCGTTCAGAGGCAACGCCGGAAGCTATCGGCCAGCGGATCGCCAACCGTATCGGTGCGCGCGCCGACGAAGCAAGCAATGCGGCGATTGAATTTGCTGACCGCCACGGCACGACCATGCTGAGCGGTCTGGCCGCTGCCGCAACGGCAGCAGGTTTGTGGCTGGCGCGCAAGCCGATCCTTTCAGGCCTTGCCCGGATGACCGGGAAGCGCAATGAAAAGACAGGGGAATACGGGGCAGTGAACTCCGGCGAGGATAGTGACCATGAGTGATGCCAAGAGAATGGAACTGCGCCAACGGATCGAGGCCGGGAAGGCCCGCCAGGTTGAACGCGGCGCGCTGGCTGAAGGCGCCGCTGCTGCGCGCGACCGGCTTACTTCCGTTGCCCGCGAACATCCCTTGATGCTGATCGCAGGCGGGCTTGCCATCGGCGTGGCTCTCAGCACCCTGATCCCGCGTTCGCCAACTCGCCGCCTCAGCAAGAATGCCGTGAGCATGATCGCCGGGATCGCCGAACTCGGCATCCTGTATGGCAGGCAGGCGATGGAAGCAGCCGACGGTGCAAGCGAGCCTGCGCGCGACCGGTTGGGCCAGATTGGCGGCGTCATTTCCGATGGCGCGGCCAGGTTGAAGCGCAAGCTGGCCCCCGAAAAGCCCGCAGTCGAGGCAGAAGCAGAGATTCCCGCCTCTGAATAGGCGGAACTCTGCCTTCCAAGGCTTGCCAGCGCCCTGCAAATCTCTCTATGCGAGAGATGACCTCTCATTGCATTCTAACAGGGCGAATTGATGGCCAATCAGCTTCTTCACCTCGTCATGGGTGGACGGGTGACCGATCCCATGACTTGCGAATT from the Erythrobacter sp. SG61-1L genome contains:
- a CDS encoding phage holin family protein produces the protein MTAHSPDDPTAGPASVEDIPEGDRQEDVGGPTLVDELSSLFEDGRTYAEAEIAFQKTRAAFVGEQAKGIAVTGGIAALLVVLAIFALVFGAILALTPLVGAFGATGIVFGALLIAAFVLVRIARAKARAMIRAFGNGNS